The following coding sequences lie in one uncultured Mailhella sp. genomic window:
- a CDS encoding HD domain-containing protein produces MTEHQKISAMSAGDEIASAYLVSLASLQQSRNGPYWRLELKDASGALEAKIWSPLSLSLPSLTAGQMVRVEGHVSLYREQLQLTVEALRVLSEEECAALPMEDYLVSSSRPAADMMADVERLCDAVLTHKPWKKFMRSVLSDKRIRPLLMKAPAAKSVHHAYMGGLLEHMLSVAELCMLMADHYPELDRQTLLAAALLHDIGKIDEMSGVLVTEYTDEGRLLGHIVQGIVMLEPYLRKSGLEPELVMHFKHLIASHHGEPEFGAAREPSTPEAFVLHYADNIDAKLAQCRGILPAPGEGEGMAWSPYQSLLGRSVCRPVRTPSSAAETKASRQEKKEPRQEERQCSLL; encoded by the coding sequence ATGACCGAGCATCAGAAGATAAGCGCCATGTCGGCCGGCGACGAGATAGCGTCCGCGTATCTCGTGTCGCTGGCATCTCTTCAGCAGTCCCGCAACGGACCGTACTGGAGGCTTGAACTCAAGGACGCCAGCGGCGCGCTGGAAGCCAAGATATGGAGTCCGCTCAGCCTTTCCCTGCCCTCGCTGACGGCAGGACAGATGGTGAGGGTGGAAGGTCATGTTTCCCTGTACCGGGAGCAGCTTCAGCTCACGGTGGAGGCGCTGCGCGTTCTCAGCGAAGAGGAGTGCGCCGCGCTGCCCATGGAGGACTATCTTGTTTCCAGCAGCAGGCCCGCGGCGGACATGATGGCGGACGTGGAACGCCTCTGCGACGCCGTGCTCACGCACAAGCCCTGGAAGAAGTTCATGCGCTCCGTGCTTTCCGACAAGCGCATTCGTCCGCTGCTCATGAAGGCTCCGGCGGCCAAGTCGGTGCATCACGCCTACATGGGCGGGCTTCTTGAGCACATGCTCTCCGTGGCCGAATTGTGCATGCTCATGGCCGATCACTATCCGGAGCTCGACCGGCAGACGCTGCTTGCCGCGGCGCTTCTGCACGACATAGGCAAGATCGACGAAATGAGCGGCGTTCTGGTGACCGAATACACCGACGAGGGGCGTCTTCTCGGGCACATCGTGCAGGGCATTGTCATGCTTGAGCCGTATCTGCGCAAGTCGGGGCTTGAGCCGGAACTTGTCATGCACTTCAAGCATCTTATTGCAAGCCATCACGGCGAGCCCGAGTTCGGCGCGGCGCGCGAGCCGTCCACGCCCGAGGCGTTCGTGCTGCACTACGCCGACAACATCGACGCCAAGCTTGCGCAGTGCCGCGGCATTCTTCCGGCCCCCGGCGAAGGGGAAGGCATGGCGTGGAGCCCTTATCAGTCGCTTCTCGGGCGCAGCGTCTGCCGTCCCGTGCGCACGCCGTCCTCCGCTGCGGAAACAAAGGCGTCGCGGCAGGAAAAGAAGGAACCCCGCCAGGAGGAAAGACAGTGTTCGTTACTTTAG
- the tmk gene encoding dTMP kinase, which produces MFVTLEGIEGAGKSTLMNLLVQELEKRGLPFVRTREPGGCGLGARLRPLLLDVSSSLDSRAELFLFLADRAQHVAEIIRPALERGEWVLCDRYADSTIAYQGYGRGMDADRLQELNDHATGGLWPERTLLLDLPVEEGLKRARARNGREGLSTSEGRFEAEELAFHQRIRQGFLARAVRWPERFCVLDARRSPEELLKAAVAALNLD; this is translated from the coding sequence GTGTTCGTTACTTTAGAGGGCATAGAGGGCGCAGGAAAGAGCACGCTCATGAACCTGCTCGTGCAGGAGCTGGAAAAGCGAGGTCTGCCGTTCGTGCGCACGCGCGAGCCCGGCGGATGCGGACTCGGCGCCAGACTGCGTCCGCTGCTGCTCGACGTGTCGAGTTCGCTGGACAGCCGGGCCGAACTCTTTCTCTTTCTTGCCGACCGCGCGCAGCACGTGGCCGAGATCATCCGCCCGGCGCTGGAGCGCGGCGAATGGGTGCTGTGCGACCGCTATGCCGATTCCACCATTGCCTATCAGGGCTACGGCCGCGGCATGGACGCGGACAGGCTTCAGGAACTCAACGATCACGCCACGGGCGGCCTCTGGCCGGAGCGCACGCTGCTGCTCGATCTGCCCGTGGAAGAAGGCTTGAAACGAGCGCGGGCCCGCAACGGCCGCGAAGGACTCAGCACCAGCGAAGGCCGCTTTGAAGCGGAGGAGCTGGCGTTTCATCAGCGCATCCGGCAAGGCTTTCTCGCCCGCGCCGTCCGCTGGCCCGAGCGCTTCTGCGTGCTCGACGCGCGCCGGAGCCCGGAAGAACTTCTGAAGGCGGCCGTTGCAGCACTGAATCTCGACTGA
- the fba gene encoding class II fructose-1,6-bisphosphate aldolase, whose translation MPITTPKEMFARAYKEGYAIGAFNVNNMEIIQGIMQAGAEERSPLILQVSAGARKYAGQVYIMKLVEAALAESDLPVVVHLDHGPDFELCKACIDGGFSSVMIDGSHLPFEENIAVTKQVVDYAHDRGVWVEAELGQLAGVEEHVSAEKSIYTDPDQAVEFVQRSGCDSLAIAIGTSHGAYKFKGEAKLDFERLDKISSMMPGYPLVLHGASSVPQEFVEMANQYGGKLGDAKGVPEEMLRKAAKSGVCKINIDSDIRLAMTANIRKYMAEHPEAFDPRAYLKPAREAVKNMVQRKIRNVLGSSNKI comes from the coding sequence ATGCCTATCACCACTCCCAAAGAGATGTTTGCCCGCGCCTACAAGGAAGGGTATGCCATCGGCGCTTTCAACGTCAACAACATGGAAATCATTCAGGGCATCATGCAGGCCGGCGCGGAAGAGCGCTCGCCGCTGATCCTTCAGGTTTCCGCCGGCGCCCGCAAGTATGCCGGTCAGGTGTACATCATGAAACTGGTGGAAGCCGCCCTTGCCGAATCCGATCTCCCGGTGGTGGTGCATCTCGATCACGGCCCCGACTTTGAACTGTGCAAGGCCTGCATCGACGGCGGCTTCAGCTCCGTCATGATCGACGGCTCGCACCTGCCCTTCGAGGAAAACATCGCCGTCACGAAGCAGGTGGTGGACTACGCCCACGACCGCGGCGTGTGGGTGGAAGCCGAACTCGGTCAGCTCGCCGGCGTGGAAGAACACGTTTCCGCCGAAAAGAGCATCTACACCGATCCCGATCAGGCCGTGGAATTCGTCCAGCGCTCCGGCTGCGACTCTCTGGCCATCGCCATCGGCACGAGTCACGGCGCGTACAAGTTCAAGGGCGAAGCCAAGCTCGACTTCGAACGCCTCGACAAGATTTCTTCCATGATGCCCGGCTATCCGCTGGTGCTGCACGGCGCTTCCAGCGTGCCGCAGGAATTCGTGGAAATGGCCAACCAGTACGGCGGCAAGCTCGGCGACGCCAAGGGCGTGCCCGAAGAGATGCTGCGCAAGGCCGCCAAGTCCGGCGTGTGCAAGATCAACATCGACTCCGACATCCGCCTCGCCATGACCGCCAACATCCGCAAGTACATGGCCGAACATCCCGAAGCCTTCGATCCGCGCGCCTACCTCAAGCCCGCCCGCGAAGCCGTCAAGAACATGGTGCAGCGCAAGATCCGCAACGTGCTCGGCAGCTCCAACAAAATCTGA
- a CDS encoding DUF4037 domain-containing protein: MPFNGLALSRLFFEASLPLLRERIPDIMTRSAAGLVGEGSECLGLDDDISRDHDWGPAFCLWVPDDLLRAELTRVESAIASLPASFQGFPTRMARERRMGRTGPLPLKGFYRRFLGMDRAPETWRAWMAVPEYHLCSCTNGDVFLDEGGEFSAVREALLKYYPDDVRRKKIAARCMIMAQAGQYNMPRSLQRGNSMAAMLAAARFAEAALSMAFLLNRRYMPFYKWAGRLAETLPVLGQQTASTVKILARTPWDSQSLGAEASEAVEKLCDLVAAELRRQALCDIQGNWLWQAGPLVQRGVKDPELRARNVMED, translated from the coding sequence ATGCCATTCAACGGACTCGCTCTTTCCCGACTTTTCTTTGAAGCCTCACTGCCCCTGCTCAGGGAACGCATTCCCGACATCATGACGCGCTCCGCCGCCGGCCTTGTCGGCGAAGGCTCGGAATGCCTCGGCCTGGACGACGACATTTCCCGCGATCACGACTGGGGCCCCGCCTTCTGCCTGTGGGTGCCGGACGATCTGCTCCGCGCGGAACTCACTCGCGTGGAGAGCGCCATAGCGTCGCTCCCCGCCTCATTCCAGGGCTTTCCCACGCGCATGGCCAGAGAGAGGCGCATGGGCAGAACCGGGCCGCTGCCGCTCAAGGGCTTCTACCGCCGCTTTCTGGGCATGGATCGCGCGCCTGAGACCTGGCGCGCATGGATGGCCGTTCCCGAATATCACCTCTGTTCCTGCACCAACGGCGACGTATTCCTGGACGAAGGCGGAGAATTTTCAGCCGTGCGCGAGGCTCTGCTCAAGTACTATCCCGACGACGTGCGCCGCAAGAAAATAGCCGCCCGCTGCATGATAATGGCGCAGGCCGGTCAGTACAATATGCCCCGCAGCCTCCAGCGCGGCAATTCCATGGCCGCCATGCTTGCCGCCGCGCGCTTTGCCGAGGCCGCGCTGTCCATGGCCTTTCTGCTCAACCGCCGCTACATGCCCTTCTACAAGTGGGCCGGACGCCTGGCCGAAACCCTGCCCGTGCTCGGTCAGCAGACGGCGTCCACGGTCAAAATTCTGGCGCGCACGCCCTGGGATTCCCAAAGCCTCGGAGCCGAAGCCTCGGAAGCCGTCGAAAAGCTGTGCGATCTCGTGGCTGCGGAACTTCGCCGTCAGGCGCTGTGCGACATTCAGGGCAACTGGCTGTGGCAGGCCGGGCCTCTCGTGCAGCGCGGCGTCAAGGATCCCGAACTGCGCGCCCGCAACGTCATGGAGGACTGA
- the surE gene encoding 5'/3'-nucleotidase SurE, whose amino-acid sequence MRVLISNDDGIYSRNLHLLYSALRRAGHDVRAVAPAEQHSGAGCCLTVHDPILTKRVRLTLEGGERFEGTAVSGTPADCVILALRGLMPDFRPDIVISGINFGPNAGQDVFFSGTVGAAIQAAMYGLPSLAVSHCSHDGATEAHADLAVRLAAALDWEHLPRHRVYNLNLPDCPAEEIRGLKVCRHSTDWACLDSYERRFSPAGREYFWMKDPFQHFLLEDEGTDKSWLHQGWATLSPLNIDLNDEAAAKKLNENSLWESVRP is encoded by the coding sequence ATGCGCGTACTCATCAGCAACGACGACGGCATCTACAGCCGCAACCTGCACCTTCTCTACTCCGCCCTGCGCCGCGCAGGCCACGACGTGAGGGCCGTGGCCCCCGCCGAACAGCATTCCGGCGCGGGCTGCTGCCTCACGGTGCATGATCCCATTCTTACGAAGCGGGTCCGCCTCACCCTCGAAGGCGGCGAACGCTTTGAAGGCACGGCCGTTTCCGGCACCCCGGCCGACTGCGTCATTCTCGCGCTGCGCGGCCTCATGCCCGATTTTCGGCCCGACATCGTAATTTCCGGCATCAACTTCGGGCCCAACGCCGGACAGGACGTCTTTTTCTCCGGCACGGTGGGCGCGGCCATTCAGGCGGCCATGTACGGACTGCCCTCGCTGGCGGTTTCCCACTGCTCGCACGACGGAGCCACCGAAGCGCATGCCGATCTCGCCGTGCGCCTCGCCGCGGCCCTCGACTGGGAACATCTGCCCCGTCACCGCGTATACAATCTCAACCTGCCCGACTGCCCGGCGGAAGAGATCCGCGGACTCAAGGTGTGCAGACACAGCACCGACTGGGCCTGCCTCGATTCCTACGAACGCCGCTTCTCGCCCGCAGGCAGGGAATATTTCTGGATGAAGGATCCCTTCCAGCACTTCCTTCTTGAAGACGAAGGCACCGACAAAAGCTGGCTGCACCAGGGCTGGGCCACGCTCTCTCCCCTGAACATCGATCTCAACGACGAAGCCGCCGCAAAAAAGCTCAACGAAAACAGTCTGTGGGAGTCCGTGCGTCCGTAA
- a CDS encoding Rrf2 family transcriptional regulator — MKFFTKSRYALRVMIELARRPHNDNTPLKSIAQSQHISLKYLEQVIAPLSRAGLVKSERGSQGGYRLAMPPENCTAGDILRAVEGSLAPVDCLDPEAEACNFQKRCASLRFWSGLGDCIERYADSVTLRDLAALPGECCPPGL, encoded by the coding sequence ATGAAATTCTTTACCAAGAGCCGCTATGCCCTCCGTGTGATGATAGAACTTGCCCGGCGTCCGCACAACGACAACACGCCGCTCAAGTCCATCGCGCAGTCGCAGCACATCAGTCTCAAATATCTTGAACAGGTCATTGCGCCCCTGAGCCGGGCCGGACTGGTCAAGAGCGAACGCGGCAGTCAGGGCGGATACCGGCTGGCCATGCCGCCCGAAAACTGCACGGCGGGCGACATTCTGCGCGCCGTGGAAGGCAGCCTCGCGCCCGTGGACTGCCTCGATCCGGAAGCCGAAGCCTGCAACTTTCAGAAAAGATGCGCCTCGCTGCGCTTCTGGAGCGGCCTTGGCGACTGCATCGAACGCTACGCCGACAGCGTCACGCTGCGCGATCTCGCCGCTCTGCCCGGCGAATGCTGTCCTCCCGGTCTCTGA
- a CDS encoding tetratricopeptide repeat protein — MEDFRSALNAARTLPDAQAEEALRTLLKQYPDLSPEDEGNLRYTLGVVLFHQGRADEAAHETEQACRLLEHAPGAARALALTALARMKLACRDASGSVNVGRTALALLRQSLGPDDPRLAPSLFALSFGEYESRNFAEAEALCLEARALWEKQKGPESLEVSTCLNNLGRICEETGRPDEGIALHRAALDIRRRVLSDHPETAFSMGNLGTALASAGRWREAADMLEQAIACYARCGHTGGNDIEGYRRNLEVCRSALAREND, encoded by the coding sequence ATGGAAGACTTTCGTTCCGCGCTCAATGCGGCCAGAACACTCCCGGACGCGCAGGCCGAAGAGGCGCTGCGCACTCTTCTGAAACAATACCCCGATCTTTCGCCGGAAGACGAAGGGAATCTCCGCTACACGCTGGGCGTTGTTCTGTTTCATCAGGGCAGGGCCGATGAGGCGGCACACGAAACCGAGCAGGCCTGCCGTCTGCTGGAACACGCTCCCGGAGCTGCAAGGGCCCTGGCGCTGACGGCCCTTGCCCGCATGAAGCTCGCCTGCCGCGACGCATCCGGAAGCGTGAACGTCGGCAGAACCGCCCTGGCGCTTCTGCGCCAGAGCCTCGGGCCGGACGATCCGCGCCTGGCGCCTTCGCTGTTCGCCCTCTCCTTCGGCGAATACGAAAGCAGAAACTTTGCCGAAGCCGAAGCCCTCTGCCTTGAAGCCAGAGCCCTCTGGGAAAAGCAGAAAGGGCCGGAAAGTCTGGAAGTGTCCACCTGTCTGAACAATCTCGGCCGCATCTGTGAGGAAACGGGGCGGCCGGACGAAGGCATTGCGCTTCACCGCGCGGCGCTCGACATACGCCGCAGGGTGCTGAGCGATCACCCGGAAACCGCCTTTTCCATGGGCAACCTCGGCACGGCGCTCGCCTCGGCGGGCAGGTGGCGCGAGGCCGCCGACATGCTGGAACAGGCCATTGCCTGCTATGCCCGCTGCGGGCACACGGGCGGCAACGATATTGAGGGCTACCGCCGCAATCTGGAAGTATGCAGAAGCGCGCTGGCCCGGGAAAATGACTGA
- a CDS encoding DUF4125 family protein, translated as MNTEAEKKEELIKEIVERELAMFLATPNEGGTSECQTRPQSFRMMRRMNHCTHDTATLESYLDDLKNAAAEGRNFMIEKYARLDNRLPPLSHNPLLDKIADAECAFLREASAHYPHAIKTNGEQAFRAYCRCELETLSDRTLQLYADEVDRAVKEGRNLAEERYDDLWRMLGEGSLAAYDAKLAARS; from the coding sequence ATGAATACCGAAGCAGAAAAAAAGGAAGAGCTCATCAAGGAAATCGTGGAACGGGAGCTGGCCATGTTTCTCGCCACGCCCAACGAAGGCGGCACCAGCGAATGCCAGACCAGACCGCAGTCCTTCCGCATGATGCGCCGCATGAATCACTGCACGCACGATACGGCCACGCTGGAGTCCTACCTGGACGATCTGAAGAATGCTGCCGCCGAGGGCAGAAACTTCATGATTGAAAAATACGCCCGCCTGGACAACCGTCTGCCTCCGCTTTCCCACAATCCGCTTCTGGACAAGATTGCCGACGCCGAATGCGCATTCCTGCGCGAGGCTTCGGCGCACTATCCGCACGCCATCAAGACGAACGGCGAACAGGCCTTCCGCGCCTACTGCCGCTGCGAACTGGAAACCCTCTCCGACCGCACGCTGCAGCTGTACGCCGACGAAGTGGACCGTGCCGTGAAGGAAGGACGCAACCTTGCCGAAGAGCGCTACGACGACCTGTGGCGCATGCTCGGCGAAGGCTCCCTGGCCGCCTACGACGCCAAGCTCGCCGCCAGGAGCTGA